A genomic stretch from Arachis stenosperma cultivar V10309 chromosome 3, arast.V10309.gnm1.PFL2, whole genome shotgun sequence includes:
- the LOC130970606 gene encoding uncharacterized protein At4g15545-like: MESNEQGGAGQGAGNTDFHLPDEILSVIPTDPYDQLDLARKITSMAIASRVSSLESDAGRLRQKLLDKDRLIYDLQERVSALTHACQEADSRCKAALDENMKLSKERDQLAATVKKLSRDFAKLESFKKQLMQSLTDDSPSQAETIDIGTCDQSVPKAYPDKDDVASGYTVYHSYGGPADVGKTRDEASRYSGQRFSLTPYITPRLTPTGTPKVISTTESPRGYSAAGSPKKTSGTISPTKLPYEARSSLSAWYSSSQQSSAANSPPRGRSVPGRTPKIDGKDFFRQARSRLSYEQFSAFLANIKELNAQKQTREETLRKADEIFGADNKDLYLSFQGLLNRNVR, translated from the exons ATGGAATCCAATGAGCAGGGTGGCGCGGGGCAAGGAGCAGGAAACACGGACTTCCATCTCCCCGACGAGATCCTGTCCGTCATACCCACTGACCCGTACGACCAGCTTGATCTCGCCCGCAAGATAACCTCCATGGCTATCGCTTCCAGGGTCTCCTCCCTCGAGTCCGATGCCGGCCGCCTCCGTCAGAAGCTTCTCGACAAGGACCGCCTCATCTACGACCTCCAGGAGCGCGTTTCCGCCCTCACCCATGCCTGCCAGGAAGCTGATTCCAGGTGCAAGGCTGCTCTTGATGAAAAT ATGAAGCTTTCGAAGGAGAGAGACCAATTAGCAGCAACAGTGAAAAAGCTGAGTCGAGATTTTGCAAAg TTGGAGTCATTTAAGAAACAACTGATGCAGTCATTGACTGATGACAGTCCATCT CAAGCCGAGACCATAGATATTGGAACCTGTGACCAGTCAGTTCCAAAGGCATATCCTGATAAGG ATGATGTTGCAAGTGGCTATACAGTATATCATTCATATGGTGGTCCTGCAGATGTTGGTAAAACAAGGGATGAAG CTTCCAGGTATTCTGGTCAAAGGTTTTCTTTGACCCCATATATCACACCACGCCTTACTCCAACTGGAACTCCAAAGGTGATCTCAACAACTGAATCTCCTAGAGGTTATTCTGCTGCTGGTTCACCCAAGAAAACCTCTGGTACTATTTCTCCTACAAAACTTCCTTATGAAGCACGATCATCTCTCTCTGCGTGGTATTCATCTAGTCAGCAGTCATCAGCAGCAAACTCTCCACCTCGGGGTCGATCTGTTCCAG GTCGTACCCCGAAGATAGATGGAAAGGATTTTTTTCGTCAAGCTAG GAGTcgtctttcatatgagcagttTAGTGCATTTCTTGCTAACATAAAGGAATTAAATGCTCAGAAGCAAACACGAGAG GAAACTTTAAGAAAAGCTGATGAGATATTCGGGGCAGACAACAAAGATCTTTACCTATCTTTTCAAGGACTTCTTAATCGGAATGTACGTTAG